The Fusobacterium polymorphum genome segment TTACAACAATACTCCATTTAATATTGCTCTTTAATGTTACCATAGTTACAAAAAGATAAATAGCTGTTGTAACAAAGAAACCAATTATATCAATTAAAATTACATATACAGCAGATAATGCCATGATAAGAAAGAATTGTCCATATAAATTACCTTTAAATTGGTCTTCTCCTTTGTCTTCCTCTGCATTTTTAGGTTTAATAATAAAAGTATTTATAGCTAAAAGTAAAGTTAAAAATACCATTAAACTTAATACAAAATAAGGATATCTTGCTGCTTTTGGTGGAAGTTGTTTTATTAAAAAAAAATAAAATGCTTCCAAAATAAATAAACCTATTGTTAAAAATTTATCATATTTTCTCATATTATTTAAAACCTTTCATTCTATTATTAAAAATAAAGGGCTTATTGCAAATATAACTATTGAATTTGCAACAGCCCTATTTAAACTACTATTTTAGTATTACAATTAATTTATTCCTAAAGTTGGAACAGTTTCTATAATATATTTTTCTTGATCTTTAATATATTGAGCTAATTCTTCTGGTGACATATATTTTAAAGGTAAATTAGCATTTTTAGATTTTTCAATATTATCTGGAGATTCTAATGCTGCTTTGAAAACATCATGTAATTTTTGAATAATTTCTTTTGGTGTTCCCTTAGGTGCAACGATAGCACGAGCAGAACCAAATATTACAGGGTATCCACTTTCAGTTAAAGTAGGAACATCTTCAAATCCTTCTAATCTTTGATCTGTAAATGAAGCTAATATTCTTAATTCTCCTGATTTAACTAAACTTGCAACTTCACTGATTTTAGCAACAGTTGCAGTAACGTGATCTCCACGTAGAGCAGAAATCATATCTGTACTTCCACCAAATGGAACATGAGTTACTTGAATTCCAGCTTCTTTTGCAAAGTGAGCAGCACCAATATGGTTAGAAGCACCTGTACCATTGTTAGAAATAGTTAGTTCTTCTGGGTGAGCTTTTGCATAGTCAACAAATTCAGCTAGTGTTTTAAATTGACTATCAGCTTTTACAACTAATACACCTGGATCATAAACATGGTTCATGATAGGTTCAACATCATCAATTTTGTATTTTGTTTGTCTTTCATGAGGTAGACTAACAAAAGTAGGTAAATTAATAAATCCAATAGTATATCCATCTGGAGCAGCTTTTGCTAACTCTGTATATCCTATTTCTCCATCAGCACCTGGCTTATTAACAATAACAAATGTTTGAGGGAAATTCTTTTGAGCTTCTGCCATTAATATACGAGCTCCAACATCAGTTCCTCCTCCTGCTTTGTAAGCTATAATCACATTAACTGGTTTATCTGGATAAGTTTCTGGATTAGCTTCAGTTTTCTTTTCTCCACCACAAGCCACTAATAGTAAAGAAAGTAATAAAGTTAATACTGCTAAAAAATTCTTTTTCATTTAAAAATGACCTCCTAATTTAATTCTAACCTAAATTGTACACTATTATATAAATTTTTTCAATTAAATTATTGATATAATTAATACTTATTAAAAAAAATGAATATAGTGTAATATTTAACTACATTCATTTCTTGATAATTTAAAATATATTAGAATAATTAAAAATGAAAGTGTTTGTGCAATAGATATTCTCATAACTAATAATTTATCTATACTACCATCTTTTGATACAATATGTAATATATTTATAATGGTATTATTAACAAAATGATCTCCCATAGACATATATAGACTTCCTGTAAGTTTTGTCATCATTGAAAATTTGAAGCCTACCAATGTAGAAGTTACAAATAATATTATTATATTAATAAACATTTCTTCAAAACTTATTGTTCCATCATAATAGCTTCTAAGAGGAGCTATTACATGCCAAAAGCCAAATAATAAAGAACTTAATATGGCTGAAAGTAAAAAATTATATTTTTGTTCAAATAATTTTTGAAACAATCCTCTAAAAATTCCCTCTTCCATAATGACATTTATTATATTTCCTAGAATACAAATTACAAAGAAAATAATTGCAGTTTGTTTACCTATATTACCTTCAACAGAGTATGTGCTTACATAAAATTCCAATGACTTAAATTGACCATGTGATATATTTATTAGAATTTCTATTCCATAACTAATTGAATATACAAAAATTCCAAAAAGGAGACCCTGTCTCAGATACAATATAGCTTTTCTCCTTGTAAAACCTATATTTTCACAATTAAATGACATAGATTTAGCAACTATATATAAAACTATAATTCCTAGTATTTTATGAATGAAAGCTTCTCCAAAAAATGTTTTATCAGTTCTTAGAATAAAATACTCTAATGTTCTAAATATATAGCATATTATATAAATTACTAATATAATAAATAACCCTTTTTTATTACTCATTTCTTTATCTTAACCCTTTATATCTTTTAATTCTATCTCTGTTTCTTCCCATTCTTGAAATTTTTCTATCATTTTTAGATTAAGATTATCTAGTTCTTCTTGTAAAGACATAAGTTCATCTACATTATTTTTTTCACCTGCAAGTAGATATTTTTTATTTACTTTCTCTATCTGTTCTTGAATTTTCTGTAATTCTTCTTCTATTCTCACAAATTTCTTTTCCAAAGAAGCCAGCCTATTTTTAGCTTTTTTTTGTTCTTCATAAGATTTGACAGCTTCTTCATTTTTTACCTTTATATTATCTCTTTCTTGTTTGTAAGCCTCATAATCTCCATCAAAAGTTTCTACTCCATCAGTTTTTAGCTCATAGATTTTAGTTACAACAGTGTCTAAGAAATTTCTATCATGAGATACAACTAAGATAGTTCCAGGATAATCTTCAAGTGCATCCATTAAAATTTCTCTTGAATATATATCCAAGTGGTTAGTAGGTTCATCTAATATCAAGAAATTAGGTTTTTCAAGCATAAGTTTCATAAAAGCAACCCTTGCTTTTTCTCCACCACTTAAAGAAGAAATCTTTTTGTAAATATCATCTTCTCTAAATAGAAATGCTCCACAGATATTTCTTGCTTCTTCCTCTGATAGAGTGAAATAGTACATAAGTTCTTCTATAATATTATTATTCAAACCTAAACCTTGATGATTTTGGTCATAGTAGCCAATGGAAACTCTTTCACCTATTTTAAATTCACCTGAACTAGCTTTTTCTAAATTGTTGATAATCTTTAAAAGAGTAGATTTTCCAGTACCATTTTTTCCAATTAAACCTATTCTTTCTCCACGATAAACTTTTAAATTTAAGTCTTTAAATAATAATTTATCTTCAAAAGTTTTAGATAAATTTTTAATATCTAAAACTAGGTCAACGCTTTGAGCTTTAATATCAAATTTTAATTTTATTTTTTGAGTTGTTACAACAGGATTTTCCATTTTTTCCATTCTGTTAAGGATTTTTTCTCTACCTCTGGCTTGTTTAGATTTTACTCCTGCTTTGTATCTTCTAATAAATTCTTCCATCTTTTTGATTTTTTCTTGTTCTTTCTCATAGGCTTTAACTTCTCCACTTAAATAAGCCTCTTTTTGAATTAAAAAATCAGTATAATTCCCTTTATAGTCTTTTAATCTTTTTCCTTCAATTTCAAAAACTCTATTAACTACATTATCTAAGAAATACACATCATGTGATATTAAAATTATAGCTTTGTTATAGTCTTTTAAAATCTTTTCAAGCCATTCAATAGAAGTTAAGTCTAAATGGTTAGTAGGCTCGTCAAGTATCAATAAGTCAGGTTCTTCCAATAAGATTTTAGCAAGTGCAACTCTTGAATTTTGTCCACCTGATAAGTTTCCAATCTTCATAGTCCATAAATTTTCTGGAATATTTAAACCATTTAAAATCTGTTTGATTTTATATTCTATTGAATATCCTTCATGTCTTTCATATCTTTCAGAAACTTCTCCAAGTTCTTTCATTAACTTATCAAAATTATCTAAACCAACAGTTAGTAAAAAGTTTATCTCTTGCATTCTGTTATAGTCTTCTAAAAGATTATTAAATACTGTCATAAGCTCATTAAAAACAGTATTTTCTTTATTAAGTTGTGTATTTTGTGCAAGATATCCAACTTTTAAATTACTTTTTTTTGAGATAGTTCCTCTCTCATTTGTGGCAGGGTTGATTTCAGAGTTTTCTAAACCTAATAATAATTTAATAAGCGTAGTTTTCCCTGCACCATTAACACCTATTATTCCTATTTTGTCTTTCTCATCAACTGAAAAAGATATTTCTTTAAAAAGAGTTTCTCCAGAGAAACCCATATATATATCATTTACTTGTAATATTGCCAAAATTCCACCTCATTTTTAATAAAAAACGGCTTTATAGGAAGCCGTTTATAAAGTTTTATAAAATATATAATCATTATTTTTGACTATAATTTTGAATTTCATATATTTTACTTCTATGACCTAATCCAAGTGCATAAATAATTAGCTTTTTTTCTTCTATTTTTGTTATTAACCTATAATTATTAATTCTAAATCTATATAATCCTGCCATATTTCCACTTAGTTCTTTACCATATGCTTTTGGATTATCACTCAATTCTAATTTTTTAATGTATTTTAAAATACTTATTTTAATGGAATTATCTAATTTTTTGAAATTATTTACAAAATTATCAGTTTTAATAACTTTATAAGGCATCGTAATCAATCCCACATTCTTTAGCAAGATCTTCAATACCTTCTGTATATTTAGTATTAGGGTCATTTATTATTTGTTCTGCTAATTTGTAATCTTCTTCATCTTCTAAATCTTCAATAATTTTTAGTATAAGTTCGGATATACTCATATTATTAGCTTCTGAGAAATCAGTTATTAATTGTTTTTCTTCATCTGTGACATTTAATGTTATAGTAGCCATATTTATCACCTCTTTTTATTTTTGGTTTCAATTAAATTATAAACTATTAGAAAATAAAAATCAAATTCATTAATTTATTTCTTTGTTTTTTTATCAAAATAAGCAATGATAAAAATTGTTGATATTATACATATAAAACCTATTAAATCTAAGAAACCAAAAGACACACCTAAAAATAATATTGCACAAATAGTTGCAGCTACTGGTTCAATACAAGCAATTATACTTGCTTTTGTAGGTCCTATAATGTTAACTCCTGTTAAATAAAGAATAAATGCAACAATTGTTCCAAAGAATACTATTAGTAAAAAGACAAAAAAAGCAGTAAAGTCAAAAATAACATCAATATTCCAAGGCTTTGTTACAAATGTAATAAGTATTCCACCAATTATCATACCCCAAGCAACTACTATTGGAGGTCCATATTTTTTTAAAAGTTTTTCAGGCTGTACAGTATAGATAACAACAGATAGTGCTGATAACAGTCCCCAAACAAGAGCTTTAAAAGATATTTGTAAGCTTGTTACATCTCCATGTGTTGCCAAAAGAAAAACTCCAAAACTTGAAAGTAAAATTGAAACTATCTCATATTTTAAAGGTTTTCTTCTTTCTTTTAAGCACATAAAAATTAAAACCAAGGTTGGTCCAAAATATGTAAGCACTGTTGCTATTGCAGCATTTGAATACTGGATAGCAGAAAAATAAGTATATTGTGTACCTAACATTCCAATAAAACCAAATAAAAGGATTTGTAATAAATCCTTAGGATTTTTTAAAATATCAAAAATCTTAGGACCTTGTTTATAATATAGATAACCAAGTAATAACAAACCTGCAAATACTAATCTATATGGTATAAGCCAATTAGTAGTGATATTTTTATAAAGGAATAAAAAACTTCCCATTACACCATTAATTCCCCAAAGTGTACCTCCAACAAAAGTGGTTAACATTCCAAAATTAGCATCTTTTTTCATAGTATCTCCCCTAGTCCAATCAGTTCAATTTTTCCACTATCAAAGTATAATTTTT includes the following:
- a CDS encoding CPBP family intramembrane glutamic endopeptidase gives rise to the protein MSNKKGLFIILVIYIICYIFRTLEYFILRTDKTFFGEAFIHKILGIIVLYIVAKSMSFNCENIGFTRRKAILYLRQGLLFGIFVYSISYGIEILINISHGQFKSLEFYVSTYSVEGNIGKQTAIIFFVICILGNIINVIMEEGIFRGLFQKLFEQKYNFLLSAILSSLLFGFWHVIAPLRSYYDGTISFEEMFINIIILFVTSTLVGFKFSMMTKLTGSLYMSMGDHFVNNTIINILHIVSKDGSIDKLLVMRISIAQTLSFLIILIYFKLSRNECS
- a CDS encoding ABC-F family ATP-binding cassette domain-containing protein, translating into MAILQVNDIYMGFSGETLFKEISFSVDEKDKIGIIGVNGAGKTTLIKLLLGLENSEINPATNERGTISKKSNLKVGYLAQNTQLNKENTVFNELMTVFNNLLEDYNRMQEINFLLTVGLDNFDKLMKELGEVSERYERHEGYSIEYKIKQILNGLNIPENLWTMKIGNLSGGQNSRVALAKILLEEPDLLILDEPTNHLDLTSIEWLEKILKDYNKAIILISHDVYFLDNVVNRVFEIEGKRLKDYKGNYTDFLIQKEAYLSGEVKAYEKEQEKIKKMEEFIRRYKAGVKSKQARGREKILNRMEKMENPVVTTQKIKLKFDIKAQSVDLVLDIKNLSKTFEDKLLFKDLNLKVYRGERIGLIGKNGTGKSTLLKIINNLEKASSGEFKIGERVSIGYYDQNHQGLGLNNNIIEELMYYFTLSEEEARNICGAFLFREDDIYKKISSLSGGEKARVAFMKLMLEKPNFLILDEPTNHLDIYSREILMDALEDYPGTILVVSHDRNFLDTVVTKIYELKTDGVETFDGDYEAYKQERDNIKVKNEEAVKSYEEQKKAKNRLASLEKKFVRIEEELQKIQEQIEKVNKKYLLAGEKNNVDELMSLQEELDNLNLKMIEKFQEWEETEIELKDIKG
- a CDS encoding DUF6290 family protein: MATITLNVTDEEKQLITDFSEANNMSISELILKIIEDLEDEEDYKLAEQIINDPNTKYTEGIEDLAKECGIDYDAL
- a CDS encoding type II toxin-antitoxin system RelE family toxin gives rise to the protein MPYKVIKTDNFVNNFKKLDNSIKISILKYIKKLELSDNPKAYGKELSGNMAGLYRFRINNYRLITKIEEKKLIIYALGLGHRSKIYEIQNYSQK
- a CDS encoding tripartite tricarboxylate transporter substrate binding protein, with the translated sequence MKKNFLAVLTLLLSLLLVACGGEKKTEANPETYPDKPVNVIIAYKAGGGTDVGARILMAEAQKNFPQTFVIVNKPGADGEIGYTELAKAAPDGYTIGFINLPTFVSLPHERQTKYKIDDVEPIMNHVYDPGVLVVKADSQFKTLAEFVDYAKAHPEELTISNNGTGASNHIGAAHFAKEAGIQVTHVPFGGSTDMISALRGDHVTATVAKISEVASLVKSGELRILASFTDQRLEGFEDVPTLTESGYPVIFGSARAIVAPKGTPKEIIQKLHDVFKAALESPDNIEKSKNANLPLKYMSPEELAQYIKDQEKYIIETVPTLGIN
- a CDS encoding DMT family transporter gives rise to the protein MKKDANFGMLTTFVGGTLWGINGVMGSFLFLYKNITTNWLIPYRLVFAGLLLLGYLYYKQGPKIFDILKNPKDLLQILLFGFIGMLGTQYTYFSAIQYSNAAIATVLTYFGPTLVLIFMCLKERRKPLKYEIVSILLSSFGVFLLATHGDVTSLQISFKALVWGLLSALSVVIYTVQPEKLLKKYGPPIVVAWGMIIGGILITFVTKPWNIDVIFDFTAFFVFLLIVFFGTIVAFILYLTGVNIIGPTKASIIACIEPVAATICAILFLGVSFGFLDLIGFICIISTIFIIAYFDKKTKK
- a CDS encoding tripartite tricarboxylate transporter TctB family protein encodes the protein MRKYDKFLTIGLFILEAFYFFLIKQLPPKAARYPYFVLSLMVFLTLLLAINTFIIKPKNAEEDKGEDQFKGNLYGQFFLIMALSAVYVILIDIIGFFVTTAIYLFVTMVTLKSNIKWSIVVSILFPVFLYLIFVSFLKVPVPKGFLL